The Daphnia carinata strain CSIRO-1 chromosome 1, CSIRO_AGI_Dcar_HiC_V3, whole genome shotgun sequence sequence CAACATCCGGGACCATTTTCTCCCCGGACGTAGCTCTTTTGAGCCGGCATTTCAGGAAAGACGACGGAAGCTCCTAATGTAAAGAGTCATGTTATATTTAAAAGAGTTTGAAGATTTAGTTCACTTGGGTGAAACTCCTCTTACCTGCACAAATATAGATTCCATCGCGTACTTCACAGTATCGCAGGTTAATAAAATCTCGAGAAGAGATGATGCCGCCTCCACCTTCTGCTGCCAACTGGTAACTAATGGAGACTTTTTCGTTCACCGTCTATTAGCGATAGAAAATAGTTTacaattgtatttttagtCAATACTTTTCATCGATAAATGTCCGATATTTTGCAATTACCTTCAACGTACGGCATTCAAGTAACGTCGGATTCCAAGATGGGACATTTTCTAGATTTCGATCGAGCTCGTCAAACAATAACTTGGGGGGAATATCAACTGTGCCCTgttgaaacgaaaaggaaaatgcaggTTTAGCATTGCTCacacaaccaaaaaaagataaaacacAGACACATTTCAAGTCAGAGCACGCACGCTCACTTACAGTTATTCGGAAAATTTTGTGATTTCGACGGACGTATTTGCTGTGAACAGTATCGCCCTCGGGTGTCTGCTTTTCTACTTTCCATCCGTCAGAATTGATTGTACTATAGGCTTCCTCAAATGATTCCAGCGCTTTTCGCGCCAATTCATCATCCTGCAGAACGAAAAGAATCTCGTTACGGATACCGAGGTCTTCTTAGAAATGGGAAACGTGGCATGCTTTGGCGACAAAAGCGACACGATCAATGAACATCACTTCCCGTCGAAATGCATCCGTTCACTACACTCGTCCATCTTCTTAACTAACACGATTAATACACTACTTGAATGCCAGTGACTACGACATAATGAAATCCTCATAACACGACAAATTGCACgtagtttcaattttttaaacaatgtttgaaataaaacgaTAAGTTCACGAGATTCGTGAAATGAAATGTGAAGTAGGATATCATGTTACGAGGCTTGAACTATAAAGCTGAAATACCGTCCAGCAGACGATAGGGCTATCTTCTGTTTCTCCCGAGATGAGGAAGAGATTCTTCAGTTTTTCCGAAAACGACTTCATCGTTATATCTCGCCAATCGTTCGTTTCGTTGCCAACTAAATTTCACCCAACACTAACAGGAACCGATTGGTAGAGAAGACTTGTTTCAACGTTCACACAAGACGATGTTCAACTATAGACTATAGTGTCGTGTCACGATCAGATATCAAATGTTCGCGTGCCTCTGGGGTCTTTAAGGGTAACTAGTTGCAgccaaaacaagaaaatctaGCACTTTGTCGTGCCGTAAAAGTTGGACTTCCACAAGTCGACAAGTAGTCTTCTGCAACCACGCAACGCGATTGCAACAAGGgcataagaagaaaaaaagttagaagcgCCCTATAGCTCTAGACAGTTGTTGACAGCCACACAGCAAACGAATACTGCTTCTGCTATTGACCAACCAGCACCGGCTGCTATTACCAAGGCCGTGCCATCGACAGGGAAAAGCTTTTGCCCATACAGTATGAAACAATCGGAAATACGTGCGGCTTTACGGCGATTTATACGGGTAAGCCGACTAATTTTCTGAAAGCATTGCCCATTTTTGTCACAAAATTATGTCTAACTAAAAAGAGAATCTATCAAATAATTTCCCAATGACACATCCAAAGATCCCATTAAAAGTTAGGGTTGGAAAAGAAATCCAACTTTCTAGCAATTTGACTAGAACTAGGATACTGTACCTCAACACTACTGCGGTTAGCCCTATTTAGTTGATCGTCATCtgaatctaaaaaaaaaaaaaaagaaagaaatatataaCTATAcgtcaaaactttttttttacgattttccATAGAATTATTTATGGTCCCGATAAGGAAAAGCCGTAACATAAACTCGTCTGGGTGCACTTTGAGACGAGACATACCTTGCGGAGAATCGATTGGTGAGTAAAAGTCATCTAGGTTATGACTGCGGATTGAAGTGGCTTGATTTTGAAGCAAAGGTTGACGTTCATCATCCGAAGAAATAGCTGTTGGAGAGTACATATGCATGCTTTTAATAAGTATAACAATTAAAAGCGACCGAAGTGGTTAAGATCAAGTTCGCTTACCTCCGAAAAAATCACGAGCAAGGGATTCTTGTGGGAGGACTCGAAAGTCGAGAAACCATGCCTCACCCCATGACAAGATGAAGGAGCTTAACACAAGAAAGACATCCAATGTATAGTTCGTGGCTTTCAGCCACtatagaaaatattttaaaaaaataacagtaaTAATAAATACCGTCGAATATGGCAAATGAATGCAAAGCCTCAATGCTTATCTTAGAGACTGCTATCATACctcaaaaaagaagactttTATTATGAGAAACCCGCA is a genomic window containing:
- the LOC130692349 gene encoding steroidogenic acute regulatory protein-like, giving the protein MNKESRNRSDQAREVAEIFISNSADYSSHSLTRYHTINTMPNYSHDSLYHNEDYLREMLAAGSPRDGRMSAVRRFFCLFVTFDFLFTTLMWLICLVISGENIKEKLIDQIVHYTIHESLFDIVMASAGRFVILLLFYALLCINHWWVIAITTAGSCGFLIIKVFFFEWLKATNYTLDVFLVLSSFILSWGEAWFLDFRVLPQESLARDFFGAISSDDERQPLLQNQATSIRSHNLDDFYSPIDSPQDSDDDQLNRANRSSVEDDELARKALESFEEAYSTINSDGWKVEKQTPEGDTVHSKYVRRNHKIFRITGTVDIPPKLLFDELDRNLENVPSWNPTLLECRTLKTVNEKVSISYQLAAEGGGGIISSRDFINLRYCEVRDGIYICAGASVVFPEMPAQKSYVRGENGPGCWVMTPIPNEPNKCVFQWLLDTNLKGWIPQSIIDTALSFAMCDYIRYVRNYGEKLRQEGKF